A genome region from uncultured Roseibium sp. includes the following:
- a CDS encoding choloylglycine hydrolase family protein, with protein MFRPLTAIVLATSLGFAPVANACTGITLTAKDGTGVAGRTMEFGMPVDWHVAVVPAGTQVKPELPEGSGGLTYKTKYGIAGMTAYETTDFVDAINEEGLYVGLFYFPGYASYPDLSDDNRAKALAPQQYATWLLANFTTVEEVKAHFDDIVLVATEFKLMGEVIPMHIRVVDKTGAAIVIEPTDKSLKIFDAPLGVITNSPTYDWHMTNLSNFVNLSPLNVPPVKLDGVELQAAGQGAGMHGLPGDFTPPSRFIRAAVFSQSAIPVETGAEVLEQAFHILNTFDIPYGAVRAEENGKVAPDYTQWTAVADMTNGTWTLKTYDAQDLRVVDVKAALAAADGKVVHIDSKKWSQSFQDISSDFK; from the coding sequence ATGTTTCGCCCCCTTACAGCCATCGTTCTCGCAACTTCGCTCGGCTTTGCGCCCGTCGCCAACGCATGCACGGGAATCACACTGACGGCGAAGGACGGGACGGGGGTTGCCGGCCGGACAATGGAGTTCGGCATGCCGGTCGACTGGCATGTCGCCGTCGTGCCGGCCGGAACGCAGGTTAAGCCCGAACTGCCGGAAGGATCGGGCGGCCTCACGTACAAGACCAAATACGGCATCGCCGGAATGACCGCCTATGAAACGACCGACTTCGTCGACGCGATCAACGAGGAAGGCCTCTACGTCGGGCTGTTCTATTTCCCCGGATATGCAAGCTATCCCGACCTTAGCGACGACAACCGCGCCAAGGCACTGGCGCCGCAGCAGTACGCCACATGGCTGCTCGCCAACTTCACCACGGTCGAGGAGGTGAAGGCGCATTTCGACGACATCGTGCTGGTGGCCACCGAGTTCAAGCTGATGGGAGAGGTCATCCCGATGCATATTCGCGTTGTCGACAAGACCGGTGCCGCCATCGTCATCGAGCCGACCGACAAGAGCCTCAAGATCTTCGACGCCCCGCTCGGCGTCATCACCAACTCGCCGACCTACGACTGGCACATGACGAACCTCTCCAATTTCGTCAACCTGTCTCCCCTCAACGTTCCGCCGGTCAAGCTGGACGGCGTGGAACTGCAGGCGGCCGGCCAGGGCGCCGGCATGCACGGCCTGCCGGGCGACTTCACACCGCCGTCCCGCTTCATTCGCGCCGCCGTGTTTTCCCAGTCGGCGATCCCGGTCGAAACCGGCGCCGAAGTACTGGAACAGGCCTTCCACATCCTCAACACCTTCGACATCCCCTACGGGGCGGTCCGTGCCGAGGAAAACGGTAAGGTCGCGCCCGACTACACCCAGTGGACCGCCGTTGCCGACATGACCAACGGCACCTGGACCTTGAAGACCTACGACGCGCAGGACCTCCGCGTGGTGGACGTCAAGGCGGCCCTGGCGGCTGCGGACGGCAAGGTCGTCCATATCGATTCCAAGAAGTGGTCGCAGTCGTTCCAGGACATCTCGTCCGACTTCAAATAA
- the rpoD gene encoding RNA polymerase sigma factor RpoD, with protein sequence MVPEATMVSTYMEIKKLFQTHEASKGGFDLEPEELIDVLEQIKLGKKITDQAKNRMAKSNLRLVVSIAKRYTNRGLPFLDLIQEGNIGLMKAVDKFEYKKGYKFSTYATWWIRQAISRAIADQARTIRIPIHMIETINRINKIIRKGIQEDGKEPDVEQIAKEVGLTVDKVKQVIKITKEPVSLDAPIGNEDDGKFGDFVADTQAPTPVDNIMHEDLLGQIDQILGQLNEREQAVVRMRFGLLDDKSDRTLEEIGNTLSVTRERVRQIESSAIKKLKHPKVGRNLKNYVES encoded by the coding sequence ATGGTTCCTGAAGCTACAATGGTTTCTACATATATGGAGATCAAAAAACTGTTCCAGACCCATGAAGCCAGCAAAGGCGGATTCGATCTTGAACCGGAAGAACTAATAGACGTACTTGAGCAGATCAAGCTTGGTAAAAAGATCACAGACCAGGCCAAGAACAGAATGGCAAAATCAAACCTTAGACTAGTTGTATCTATTGCGAAAAGATATACAAACAGGGGACTTCCTTTCCTTGACCTTATCCAGGAAGGTAACATAGGTCTTATGAAAGCCGTTGATAAATTTGAGTATAAAAAAGGGTATAAATTCTCTACTTATGCTACTTGGTGGATCAGACAGGCTATCTCAAGAGCCATTGCAGATCAGGCAAGAACCATCAGAATCCCTATTCATATGATAGAGACTATCAACAGAATCAACAAGATCATAAGAAAAGGGATCCAGGAAGACGGGAAAGAACCTGATGTAGAACAAATCGCAAAAGAGGTTGGATTAACTGTCGATAAAGTAAAACAAGTGATCAAGATCACTAAAGAGCCTGTTTCACTTGATGCCCCGATAGGAAATGAAGATGACGGTAAGTTCGGGGATTTCGTTGCAGATACTCAGGCTCCTACACCTGTTGATAATATTATGCATGAAGATTTACTCGGTCAGATAGATCAGATCCTTGGACAGCTTAATGAAAGAGAACAGGCTGTTGTAAGAATGAGATTCGGTCTTCTTGATGATAAAAGTGACAGAACACTTGAAGAGATCGGTAATACGTTAAGTGTAACCAGAGAGAGAGTAAGACAGATTGAATCAAGTGCCATTAAAAAACTAAAACACCCTAAAGTGGGTAGAAACCTTAAAAACTACGTAGAGAGTTAA